One region of Canis aureus isolate CA01 chromosome 31, VMU_Caureus_v.1.0, whole genome shotgun sequence genomic DNA includes:
- the CHRD gene encoding chordin isoform X4: MGGIALLTLSDTEDSLHFLLLFRGLLESRSGGPTQVPLRLQILHQGQLLRELQANASVQEPGFAEVLPNLTAQEMDWLVLGELQMALERAGGPGLRISGHIAARQSCDVLQSVLCGADALVPVQTGGAGSASLTLLGNGSLIYQVQVVGTGSEVVAMTLETKPQRRNQRTVLCHMAGLQPGGHMAVGVCPGLGARGAHMLLQNELFLNVGTKDFPDGELRGHVAALPYSGHSARHDTLPVPLAGALVLPPVQSQAAGHAWLSLDTHCHLHYEVLLAGLGGSEQGTVTAHLLGPPGMPGPRRLLKGFYGPEAQGVVKDLEPELLRHLAQGTASLLITTKGSPQGELRGQVHIANQCEVGGLRLAAAGAEGAWTPGSPDAAAAALPGVPAVLGPDAPAPAPAKPGGPGRPRDPNTCFFEGQQRPHGARWAPNYDPLCSLCTCQKRTVICDPVVCPPPSCPTPVQAPDQCCPVCPEKQDVRDLPGLSRTRDPGEGCYFDGDRSWRAAGTRWHPVVPPFGLIKCAVCTCKGGTGEVHCEKVHCPRLACAQPIRANPTDCCKQCPVGSGAHPQLGDPMQADGPRGCRFAGQWFPESQSWHPSVPPFGEMSCITCRCGAGVPHCERDDCSLPLSCGPGKESRCCSHCASRRAAPETRTVPELEKEAEGS; encoded by the exons ATGGGGGGCATTGCCCTACTCACTCTCAGTGACACAGAGGACTCTTTGCATTTTTTGTTGCTCTTCCGTGGACTGCTGGAATCCAGGAGTGGGG GACCAACCCAGGTTCCCTTGCGGCTCCAGATTCTACACCAGGGGCAGCTACTACGAGAGCTGCAGGCCAATGCCTCAGTCCAG GAGCCAGGCTTTGCTGAGGTCCTGCCCAACCTGACAGCCCAGGAGATGGACTGGCTGGTGCTGGGGGAACTACAGATGGCCCTAGAGAGGGCAGGTGGGCCAGGGCTGCGCATCAGTGGACACATTGCTGCCAGGCAGAGCTGTGATG TCCTGCAAAGTGTCCTTTGTGGGGCTGATGCCCTGGTTCCAGTTCAGACGGGTGGAGCCGGCTCAGCCAGCCTCACACTGCTAGGAAATGGCTCCCTGATCTACCAG GTACAAGTGGTAGGTACAGGCAGTGAGGTGGTGGCCATGACGCTGGAGACCAAGCCTCAGAGGAGAAACCAGCGTACTGTCCTGTGCCACATGGCTGGACTCCAGCCGGGAGGACACATG gctgtGGGTGTCTGCCCTGGACTGGGTGCCCGAGGGGCTCACATGCTGCTGCAGAATGAGCTGTTCCTGAATGTGGGCACCAAGGACTTTCCAGATGGAGAACTGCGGGGGCATGTGGCTGCCCTGCCCTACAGTGGACACAGTGCACGCCATGATA CACTGCCCGTGCCCCTGGCAGGAGCCTTGGTGTTACCCCCTGTGCAGAGCCAGGCAGCAGGACATGCCTGGCTCTCCCTGGACACTCACTGTCACCTGCATTATGAAGTGTTGCTGGCTGGGCTTGGTGGCTCAGAACAGGGCACTGTCACTGCTCACCTCCTCGGGCCTCCTGGGATGCCAGGGCCCCGGCGGCTGCTGAAGGGATTCTATGGCCCAGAG GCCCAGGGCGTGGTCAAGGACCTGGAGCCAGAGCTGCTGCGGCACCTGGCACAGGGCACTGCCTCCCTCCTGATCACCACCAAGGGGAGCCCCCAAGGGGAGCTCCGCGGGCAG GTGCACATCGCCAACCAGTGCGAGGTGGGCGGCCTGCGCCTGGCGGCGGCGGGGGCCGAGGGAGCGTGGACGCCCGGGTCTCCGGATGCAGCGGCCGCTGCGCTGCCCGGGGTGCCCGCTGTGCTCGGCCCcgacgcccccgcccccgccccggccaaACCCGGCGGCCCCGGGCGGCCCCGAGACCCCAACACCTGCTTCTTCGAGGGGCAGCAGCGCCCCCATGGGGCCCGCTGGGCGCCTAACTATGACCCGCTCTGTTCGCTCTGCACCTGCCAG AAGCGCACGGTGATTTGTGATCCGGTGGTGTGCccgccacccagctgtcccaccCCCGTGCAGGCACCGGACCAGTGCTGCCCTGTGTGCCCAG AGAAACAAGATGTCAGAGACCTGCCAGGGCTGTCACGGACCAGAGACCCTGGAGAGG gctgcTATTTTGATGGTGACCGGAGCTGGCGGGCAGCGGGTACCCGGTGGCACCCCGTCGTGCCCCCATTTGGCTTAATTAAGTGTGCTGTCTGCACCTGCAAG GGGGGCACTGGAGAGGTGCACTGTGAGAAGGTGCACTGTCCTCGGCTGGCCTGTGCCCAGCCCATCCGTGCCAACCCCACTGACTGCTGCAAACAGTGTCCAG TGGGGTCAGGAGCCCACCCCCAGTTGGGGGACCCCATGCAGGCCGATGGGCCCCGGGGCTGCCGTTTTGCAGGGCAGTGGTTTCCAGAGAGCCAGAGTTGGCACCCCTCGGTGCCTCCTTTTGGGGAGATGAGCTGTATCACCTGCAGATGCGGG gcaggggtgCCCCACTGTGAGCGGGATGACTGTTCACTGCCACTGTCCTGCGGCCCAGGGAAGGAGAGTCGCTGCTGCTCCCACTGCGCATCTCGGCGGG CAGCCCCAGAGACCAGGACAGTTCCAGAGCTGGAGAAAGAAGCTGAAGGCTCCTAG